Sequence from the Candidatus Saccharibacteria bacterium oral taxon 488 genome:
GAGCTCAGACGCCAGGCGTGATGAAGCGTGCGCCATCTGACGGCGCCGTGTATCGTCGGCCATTTGACACATCGCCGCCGCCAATTGCTCGACTGACGGGTCGCGCGCTAAGATACTGTTATCTTTCGTGGTGCCGACGGTTAGTCGCGGGTCGCAGTAGATGATCGGCAGTCCCGCAGTCACCGCTTCACCGATGGTCATGGCCTGAGTGTCAAAGCCGTGTGAGGCCAGGACAAAGACGTCGGCATTGACGAACGCCTCAGCCATCTGCTTGACGCACGAGACATGTCCGTGAAAGACAATGCCCTGGTGTTTTTCGGCGAGCAGTCGGAGCTTGAGCTGTTTGCCGTCACCGATGATGTGCAGTTCGGCGTTTGGCAGGTCGGCTTTGACAAAGGCGCGGATAATGGCGTCGACGCGTTTTTCAGGCGCCAGGCGGCAGACGCTCAAAAAGCGGATGGTACGGTCGGTGCGGTGGCGTTCTGTATGGGCAATGGCGTGGCTGAGAGTAGGGTTGACACCGGTCGGTACGATGTGCGAGCGCTCGTCCAGCCACGATGCGCAGTCGCTGATTCGTTGGGTCATAAAGTCAGCCGGCGCAGTGAAAGCATCGACGCGCGAGGCGACGGTCGCCATGGTGTGCCAGTCAAATCGGGCCAAGATCCCCGGTGCGTCGGGGCTTTTCGGTGCAAAGAATACTGGCTGGTCAAGCCGTTTATCAGCGATCATCGAAATCATTGGATTGATCAAAAACAGATAAGCCATCGACCCCCAAAACGCACCGAACGGCTGCGACGTGTGGGTGCCGGCGAGATTGGCGTGAAAGGTGTGAATGTGAGGGATGTCCTGCTCTTTGGCGATGCGCGCTGCCAACATCAGGCCGCCCCGCTCCGTTTGGCTGTGGATGATATCAAAGCGGTGCTGGCGGCAGATACGCCAGGCGCTACGCCGGCCGCATTTGAGGACGCACATGTGCGAGGGCGTACCGGGGATGTAGAATGAGGGCACAGCGATGGTTGTGCAGCCAGTTGGTCGCTCCAAAAAATGTCGCGGCGCGAGCAGGGTCACCTCGTGCCCCAAGCTAACCAGTTCGCTAATTTGCGTCTGGATCGACCGTCCGATACCGCCAGATGCCGGATAAAAATCGTCAGTCACCAATGCGATCCGCAGTCGCTGCTGTCTCCTCATAACTTACCCTATTATACCATCTTGTGATATAATGGCAGAATTGTATGCGTGTAGGTTTATTCACTGATACCTATCGACCGTCGATTAACGGCATCGTCTTTGTGGTCGAGTCGCTCAAGCGCGAGCTCGAGGCGCTGGGTCATGACGTCTATGTGTTCTGCCCCGCCAAGTCGATAAATCCGGCCAAGCAGGCTGAGCTGCTCAACGAAGATCCGGATTCGCACATCGTCCGCTTTCCGTCGATCAAGGGTGCGTTTTTTGATGATTACGATACGTCGGTGTTCTTCCCGCCGGCGGTGCAGCGCCGCATCAAAGAGCTGGAGCTGGACATCGTGCACATCTTTACGCCGTCGCAAATCGGGCTGGTTGGCGTCAGCGCAGCGCACAAGCAGCAGATCCCTTTGGTCATCCAGCACTGCACCGACATGTACGAATTTGCCGAGCACTATCCGGCGGTACTGCCGGGGATTTTGACGCTGGCTGGCGTGGTGCTACCACTGTCGATTAAACTGAGGGGCCGTGATTTATTTGAACTGGTCAAGCTATATCGGCCGCGTGGTATCACCAAATGGAACCGGGCCATCATCGAGCGCGTCATCACTATTCTCTACAGTAAAGCCGACGCCGTCATCGCCCTCAGCCGTAAAAGCGTGGCTCAGCTCAGCGGTTGGCAGGATGACGAGCATCTGTATGATTTGACATTGCTGCCAAATGGTGTCAATGCTCTGCCGCGGCCGTCAGCGGCTCAGCTCAAGGCCTTTCGGGCGCAGTGGGGTCTCAGGGCATCTGATGAAGTATTTGGTTTCATCGGGCGGCTGGGCGAAGAGAAAAACTTGCCGATTTTGATCCAGGCCTTTGACAAGTACGTCGCCAAGGCTCGCCCCAAATCCAAGCTGCTGTTCGTTGGCGATTTCGAGTACCGCAAAAAGCTTGAGGCGATGGCGGCCGAGAGTAAGTACGCTGATCGGATCATCTTTACCGGCGCTCTGCCGCGCGAGGAATTAGGCGTAGCCTATCAGGCGCTGGATGTGTTTTGCTTCCCGTCACTCAAGGATACGCAGGGCTGGGTACTACACGAAGCGGCGCACGCCCGCAAGCCGATTGTCATCATTGACACGCAAGTATCAGAGGTGGTGCGTGACGGCGTGAATGGTATATTCGTGAAAAATCGGCCCAAGAACATGGCGGATGCTATCATTACACTGCTGCGTTCGCCAGCGCGCCGAGCAAAGTTTGGCGCCGAGAGCAAAAAATTAGCGGCCACATTCACCGAGCGCCGCCAAGTTCGCAAATTAGAGAAATTATACCGTCGGGTTATCGCCCAGAAAGCTGCCGCCGCGTCTCGCGCTCTTGATCGCGGCGCTTGATGGTTTCGCGCTTGTCGTAGGTTTTTTTGCCTCTGGCGAGGGCGATGACTACCTTGATAAATTTGCCGCTGGTCAGTAATTTGGTCGGCACGATGGTCATGCCTTGCTGTTTGGCCTCAGAAAAGCGCGTTAATTGGCGCTTGCTGACTAATAATTTCCGCGCTGAGGTATCAATGCTACGGGCGTTGGCTTGACCGCGAACATTAAGTCGCAGCGAAAAACTAGCATTGTTCAGCCACAACTCACCGCCGCGCAGGCTAACGAATGCACCTTTGAGCTGGACATGCCCTTCCCTGGCCGCGCGCACCTCCATGCCCGTCAGTACCAGCCCGGCCACAATCTCCTCGCCCAACTCATAGTCAAATCGCGCTCGGCGATTCACGACGGCTTGAGTGGACGGTTTTTTGGTCTTGGTGGGCTTGGTCACGTGAATTATTGTAGCATGTAGGATGGAGCCTTAGCTAGAAGAGGATTGGTCTGTCTGGGCTGCGTCCCGTTGCATCTGATCTAGAAGCGAGAGAAGTCTTTCATTGGGATCTTCCGGTGTGGTAATTTCCTCTTTTGCTAGAATCATCATACTAACCTGTAGCTTATTCATGACATCTGCGATTTCTCCCAGGGCTGCTTGCTTTTGCGACACATCTAATTCATCATCATGATATATGCTATCAACACGATCCAGAGACTCGTAATATAATTGGCGAAGTAACCCTGACTTGTCTGATGTAAAAATAAGCGGAAGGGGGCCTGGAAGTCCTGCTTCATTTAACAACACTTGACGCGCTAAGCGATTCTTTCCTTCTGTATTGTCTAGTAGTCCAGCTAGCTCACTTTCGAGGATGTTTTGGATAGCTTCAATAACAATCTCTGCGTAAACGAGGCATAGCATTGCCTGCTCAGGGTTTGGAGGGCTTAGAATTTTGCTGTCCGATCACATCAAGTTTGTCTGGGGCGTCGACTATGTAAATTTCGTTTGGATTAACTATATCAAGTTCGTGCTCAGACGGTGCACCAACGCTAGTGCCGCTGGCTGGGTATCTTTTATCTGTTGGCTCTTGTGATGCTCGTGGTGCCGTCTCTATATTCATACTTTTATACCAATAAATTTCGATTTGATTATTAGCGCTAGCCTGCTAGTTTAGTTAATTCGTCCTCAACGTCGTTTACTTTTGCTAACAGCTTAGTCCTTTCTGTGAGTAACCTCGTTAGCTTACTACGGCGTTTTTCCATTTCTGCTTCTACCGCAGAAAATTCTTTAAATTGTTTTATAACGCTGTCATTATATTCGAGTTTCTTGGAGTAGTCATCCAGTGTTGTTAGTAGATACTCAAGGTTGCTGTCCAGTTTCTCTTTGGGGAGTCGTTCTCTAACTACAGCAATATAGGCAAATACAGATGTGGCCGTATCTTGGATATCATTGTACAACTCTTCGCTGTATTTACCGGTAGCTACATTGAACTCTATAAGAGCGTTTTGTGCCGCCTCACGGTCGCCAGTTGCTGCCACTTTGGCAACGTAGCCAATAACATTGAGACTATCGGCAAAACTCAAGACGTAATTAGGGTCGTCTCTCTTGTCGACCTCTTTACACTTATCTCGTATGGCGTTAATTGTTGGGTGTGTTTGCCCCATGTCGTCAGTGAGACGAGGGATCTCCTGCATGCGTGCTGGGCGGTTTTTACTCATGGTTTCCATAGTTTTTAACTATAACATAAAATAATTTAAAAAGCAATAACAACGTATGTATCGAAGCATGCCGTATGCTGCACTTTGTAGCTGAAAGCATCGGGTATTATGTAATTGGCGTACACGTGTCTACCGAATATTTAGTGATCATCAACCGTCAAAGGTGGTTCATCCGTCAGAGCGCTGACTCGCACGGCGGCTACTATTCCTAGTTGTTTGATACCACTTGACCACTGATCTTTCCAAGCACGATTCTTTCTATTGGTCCTGTCTTTGGCCTTATGTATATCAACAATCAGCTGCAGCATCGTGTTGTTGAGCGTACCTTCAATTAGCTCGCCGTCAGCATCACGATCACAAACGAAGCCCTCAATCGCCTCGTTCATATTCTTGGTAATTTCATCCGTTGGGATACGGTGTCTGGCGTACAGGATGAGGGCTGTCATGCGCTTTAGGTTGTTTATCGTAATTTTTCGGGATTCATGTATTTCTGGATCACCTAACGCGTCTTTGGCTTGAGCAAAGATATCATCGAGGCGCGACTCATATCCTTTCATGATGGTCTCTATCGCTTCCGGCGTTTTTGCCGTGTTTGTTGGCGGTTTGTCGTGTATACCCATAACAGTATCATATCATATTTGCGTTTGTACCAGATGCGACTCTATCAATTCAAGAACGGTCCATCACCTCGGTCATAGGGGTAATATGCTACAATATCCCAAGCATGATAGCCGACATTCACATCACCGAGAAGAGTTTTGGCGACAAGACGTTGATGCGTGACGTCAAGTTTAGCGTGGACGACGGCGAGAAAATTGGCGTGGTCGGTCGCAATGGCGTTGGTAAGTCGACGCTGTTTGGGGTTTTGGCGGGCACGGATACCGACTACACCGGTGAGGTGATTTTCCGGCGCGGCATCACCGTGGCCAGTACGGCGCAGGAGCATCATGGTCTGGGCGATCAGACGGTGCTGAGCTACATTTTGGCGGGGCTACCGGAATATGCGAGCTTAAAGAAAATTATTGATGAATATCCCGAGACCATGGGCGATAATATGCGCAAAATCGAGGAGTATACTCAGGCGCTGGAGCGATTTGACCAGAAAGGGTTTTATCAGATTGAGGAGAAGATTGGGCGGGAGCTTGATAATTTTCAGCTGAGCGGGTGTGGCGAGCGGCCGCTTGGTTCCCTGTCGGGTGGTCAGAAGCGGCTGGTGGAGATCGTGAAGATTATGCATGCGGAGGCGCATTTGGCGCTGATTGACGAGCCGACCAATCACATGGATTATGTGGCCAAGCAGCAGTTCATCGACTGGATGAGTTCGCAGCCGCGCCAGGCCATGCTGATCATCACCCACGACCGCGATGTGCTGGGTCGGGTGGATCGAATTGTCGAACTCAAAGACGGCCGAGCGGTCAGCTACCGCGGTAATTATGACGCTTACCTCAAGCAAAACGCTCAGGCGACGGCGGCGGGCATGAATAATTTTGAGCAGGTCGAGAAGCGGATAACCAACCTCAAACAAAAGGTGCTGGATTATCAGCGGCTGAAGGAAAAGTCGCGCAACCCCGGTACCATCCAGAAGTTTAAGCGGCTGGAAAATGAAGCACGGGCGGAGCTGGCGGAATTATCAGAGATGGACAAGCCGACATTTTGGATCGATAAGGAGTCGGCTGGCCAGCTTGATTATAAATCGGCTGAGCGCTACGGCAAGTTCAAGGCGCGTAATATTCGCCTATCGATGAAAGACGCGGCCAGTCGCAGCCAGCATGTGTTGGTGCGGGTTGAGGATGCGGCAGTTGGCGTTGGCGAGCGGATATTGTTTGAAGGGGTAAATATTGATCTGCGTGAGGGCGAAGCGGTGGAGCTGCGCGGCCGCAATGGCGCTGGCAAGACGACGCTGATTCGGATGTTGCTGGGGCAGCGGCGAGGTTCGTACTCCAGCCTCTCTGATTCGCGGCAGAATTCGGCTCGCCCGTCTCGCAAACATCTTTCTCTTCAGGCCGGCGCGCCGCCAACTGATTCAGCTGGCGCTCTTGGCACGCCTTTGCCGGAAAGGCAAAGCCTTCAGAAAAAGAGTTTGACGAGCCAGCTCGAATGCACTCAGAAGAAATCTGAGATGCCACTCGCATCCAACGCGTCGACTGCGGCACCTCCTGCGCTGGAGGCTGTGGAGCATTCGCGAATAGCGAGTGCTCCAGCCGAACGCTCGCGTAGTATCTCCAGTGGAGATGCAAGCGAAAAGAGTACTCCAGCGCAGGAGCGTGGCGCTGGCGTCACCCCTATCCTCTACTCCGGCAACCTCTTCCTCGACCCGCAGGTGCGGGTGGGCGTGTACGAGCAAGAAATTGATGAGCGGTATTTGGCGGATCCATTGGAGGCAGCGATCGAGAAATTGTACCTCAGCCGCGACCTGCCGATTTCTGATACCAAAATTCGCCAATTACTAGCTGATTATCTGTTCACCGAAGCGGATCGGATGACGCCACTGGCGCGCCTGTCGGGTGGTCAGAAGGCACGCTTTCAGATCATTGCCATGCTGGCGAATGACCCGCAGCTATTGATTTTGGACGAGCCGACCAACCACCTTGACTTACCGAGCATCGAGGAGTTAGAGACGGCACTGGCGAAATATTCTGGCGCCATTTTGTATGTCAGCCACGATAACTATTTCCGCCAAGCAATCGGTGGCGAAGTCGTACAAATCGGTGCAGTATAAGGAGTGTGCTAATGAAAAACCTGCTGCCAGTAAGGTTACAAGCAGCAGGCATTGATACGTAAATAGCGATATCTACTCGCTTATCAAACCATTCTTCTTCAGCGCATCCTGAAGCTTCGGCCGGTCGAATCCCAGGATAATCTCGCCGCAGATATCGGTTACCGGCACGCCTTGAAAATTGCCGCCGTTCTTGCTGAGCAATTCTTCTTTGGCGCTTGGATCAGCCTCAATGTCCTTGGCGACAAAATCAATGCCGAGTTTTTTCAACCACTCCATCTCGGTGTGGCAGAATGCGCACCAGCTGGTGCTGTAGACAGTGACTTTAGCGTCTTGATGATTGGCCGTGTTATCTTCGCTCATAACTTCCCTCCTTATGGCTTTTCTCTATTGTAGCATAAGTACCGACATTCCGGCAATGCTAACCTAGTCTCGGGACGCGCGACTCGTTAAGTGCCAGCCGTCACACCCCCGGCAATAATACACGTCTAATTCTAGCTTTGGTGACACTAGCTCCTGCGTATCAGCCGCTCGCCTGGCGATCTGCTCGGTGGCAAAGCGGCGCTTGCGCCGGCAGGTGTCGTGATCGGTAGTTGTCAGCGTCGGCTTGACGAGCGTTCGGGCCGATTTTGGTTGGTTTTTCGGGTAATTTCGGCGTGGCATCTTGTCAAGAGTATAGCATGTTGCTATAGTGACAGAGTAATGGCTGAGAGACCAAGTGTTGAGAATGGTGTAACGACAGCGACGGAAGTGGCGGCGGCTCGGGTTATTCTCGGGACGATTGGCGACACAACGTGGCGGATGTTTGTACCGAGCATCGGCTGTACGCTACTAGGTGTATGGCTGGATAGCGTATTTGGCTTGAAGCCGTGGCTGATGTTTGCTGGCGTGGTACTTGGCTTTTTGGGCGCGTACCTGCTGGTGAATAAGCAGTTGGGACGCGTGAAACGAAAAAAGGAGCGTAAAAATATATGATGCAATTATTTGCCAGTGCCGGTCCGCACATTTCAGTCAAGGCTGATGAAGTAGCGAATGTTATGGGCGTGTCGATTACTAATTCGCACATGCTTGGCGCGCTGGGGCTGATCGTTTTAGTGTGGCTGATGTTTCGGACACGGGCGGCAGTGCTGGGCAAGAAAAAGCATAATTTTGCGACGCGGCTGGTACACTGGACATTTGATGGGCTGTACAATACGGTTTGCCAAGTCATCCCGGACCAGACATGGGCGCGTCGAGTGGCGCCGCTGTGCATCACTATATTCTTTTTCGTGGTGGCGCAGTATTGGCTGGGGCTGCTACCGATTGTCGGGCCGATTACTGTGGGTAGTCATGGTACGCCGCTGTTTCGCGGTGGTGTGGCCGACCTGAATATGACGTTTGGCCTGGCTATCGTGACCATTGTCGCTGCACAAGTGTACGCCTTCAAATACCTTGGCTTTAAGGGTAATATGGGCCGTTACTTTGTCAATCCGCTGCGCGATCCGATCATGGCGTTTGTCGGCATTTTGGAGTTGGTGGCGGAGTTTTCGCGCCTGCTGGGGCTGAGCTTCCGTTTGTTTGGTAATGTGTTGGCCGGCGAAGTGCTGCTGATCATGATCGCCTTTTTGACGCAGTTTATTTCCCCGGCGGCGCTCCAGCCGTTCTATCTATTTGAGTTGTTTATCGGCGGTATTCAAGCGTATATTTTCTTTATGCTGTCAACGGTATTTATTTCGCTGGGGCTGGCTCACCACGACACGCACGAGCCGACTGATCATGCTCATTCACCTGCTGATACGACGAAACTCGCGGCGGCGAATGATTAGAAAAGTAAAGTATTAAATAAAGGAGAAATTATATGAAAGAATTAGCATTTGCACTCACCTACGCCATTCCGGCTGCGCTGGCAGCGATCGGCGCTGGTATCGTCGGCGCGGCAGCGATGAACGCGGCTGGCCGCAATCCAGAGAAAATTAACGATTTACGCACCATGATGATCCTCGGTATTTCGTTCATCGACGCCCTGGCGATTATCGGTTTCGTGGCGGCTATCGTCGGCAAAGTTATGTAATTTGAGGGGTAAATTGTGGAGAGAATTTTGACACAATTTGCGAGTGCCGAAGCGCACGCGGCCGAAAAGGCTGACCTGTTCAGTTCACTGGGCATTGACTGGAAGCTGCTGATTTTACAAACGGTAGCGTTTCTGATCTTGCTGGTGATTCTACGCAAGTGGGTGTATCCGCCACTGGCAGCGATGCTCGACAAGCGCGAAAAAGACATGCGCACAGCCGAAAAGGCGGCGCAGTCGGCGCGTGATAACGCTGATAAGGCTGAAAAAATGACCAATGAGCTGATGCGAAAAGCCCGGGCGGAGGCCAGCGATATTGTGGCGGCAGCGCGCGAGGAGGCAGTCTCGGTCGTTGAGCAAGCCGCAGCCAAGGCGACTGCCAAGTCCGAGACCATCGTCAGTGCGGCACAGGCGGAAATTGCTAAGGAAGTTGAGCAGGCCAAGAAAGCGCTGCACAATGAAACGCTGGAATTGGTGGCTGAGGCAACGGGCAAGGTTTTGCACGAGAAAGTTGATGCTAAGACAGACGCCAAGCTGATCGCGACTGCGGTCAAGGAGGTCGCCTAGTCATGGCGCGGACGCTTCGGCGAAAGTTGGCACGACACGCGGCCGAGCGGCTGCTGGCGGGTGACGCAGCAGTGATTGATGAATTAGCGGCGCTGATCGTCCACGAGCGGCGCGAGCGAGAGGTTGATCTGTTGGTGCAGGATATTGAGGCGAAATTGGCCGAGCACGGGACGGTTGTGGCGACGGTGGAAAGCGCAACACCGCTGGACGAGGCGACGAAGGATGCAATTAAACGGCTACTATCATCTAACTCGGGTATGGAGTCGCTGACATCTGTGGAGGGTCGCTCTGCAGCCCGAGCATCCAGAAAGGACGCCCGGAGCGAAGCCCGCGTACCCGAAACAGATGGTAGCGACCGTGCCACTCAGCATGTCGAACTTCCTGATACGGAAGTCCCGAGCGATCGCATCGCTCAGGTGCGCCTGCGCGAAATCATCCGCTCCGAGTTGATTGGTGGGGTGAAAATTACCACGCCGACTCAAGTGATAGACGCGACGATTGCCAAGAAATTAAACGACTTGCGGGCGAAGAAAATCTAGGAGGAAAAATGAGCAAGATTGATGTGACAGAACTAGCCAAAAGCCTGCGGGAAAAAATCGCGCAGCTGGAGGCGACGGAAGGACTAGAGGACGCTGGTGTCGTCATCCGCGTTGGTGACGGCGTGGCGTGGGTGCACGGCCTCAGTAAAGCTGGCTACAGCGAAGTGCTAGAAATTGAGACTGATGGCGGCACAGTAGAAGCCTTTGCACTGAACTTGATGGAAGATGAAATCGGTGCGGTGATCCTCGGCGGCGAAGAAAAAGTCAAGGCTGGTGCCAGCGTCCGCCGCAAGGGTGCGGTGCTGGATGTGCCAGTTGGCGAGGAGTTGCTCGGCCGCGTGGTTGACCCACTGGGTCGGCCGCTTGATGGCGGACCAGCTATCAAGACCAAGCAGCGTGGGCTGATTGAACGCCCAGCCATCGGCGTGATGGGTCGCAAGTCGGTGCATGAACCATTGATGACCGGTATTATGTCGATTGACGCCATGTTCCCGATTGGTCGCGGCCAGCGCGAGCTGATCATCGGCGATCGCCAGACCGGCAAGACCGCCATTGCTATCGACACCATGATCAACCAGGCGCGGCAAAAGACCGGCGTGGTCAACGTCTACGTAGCGATTGGCCAGAAATTATCAAAGATTGCCCGGCTAGTTGACCGCCTGAAAGAAGAAGGCGTGATGGAGCAAACCATCGTGGTGGCGACCAGCCCGTCGGACGCGGCTTCCCTGCTGTACCTGGCGCCATATGCTGGTACGGCCATGGGTGAATATTTCCGCGACAACGGCGGCCATGCGCTGATGATTTATGACGATTTGACCAAGCACGCCGTGGCCTACCGTCAGATGTCGCTGCTGCTCCGTCGTCCACCGGGACGCGAGGCGTATCCTGGTGATGTGTTTTACCTGCACTCTCGCCTGCTGGAGCGTTCAGCCAAGTTGTCAGACGAATTGGGCGCTGGTTCACTGACTGCCCTGCCGATCATCGAGACTCAGGCTGGCGACATCTCGGCCTACATTCCAACCAACGTGATTTCCATTACCGACGGTCAGATTTTCCTCGAGACCGATCTGTTCTACCAAGGTATTCGCCCAGCCATCTCCGCTGGTCTATCAGTCTCCCGCGTTGGTGGCGCCGCTCAGACTAAGGCGGTTAAGTCGGTCGGCGGTAACTTGAAGCTCGGTCTTTCGCAGTTCCGTGAATTGGCTAGTTTCGCGCAATTTGGCTCGGATCTGGATGATGCGACCAAGGCGCAGATTGACCGCGGTCAGCGCCTGACTGAGCTACTGAAGCAGCCACAGTACCAGCCGATGAGCGTCTGGGAACAATTTGTCAGCATCCATGCAGTGACCAGCGGTGCCTTTGATAGTGTGCCGGTCGCTAAAATTAAGGAAGCGCAGGCTGGTCTGCTAACGTACCTCTGGAACAATGCCAAGGACGCTATGCGCGAGCTAAACAAGGGCGCCAAGCCAACTGACGAACAGCTCCGGGTCATCGACGAGGCAACCCAAGTGGCAGCGAAAGGCTTTGAGGAGTAATCCATGCCGAGTACTCGTGCGCTGAAAAATCGCATTCGCTCGGTGGATTCGACCAAGCAAATCACCAAGGCGATGCAGCTCGTAGCCGCTAGCAAGATGCGTCGTTCGCAAGAAGCGGACAAGGCCTCGGCTCCCTACACTATGGCAGCCGAGGAGCTGCTGAGCTACTTGGCCAGCCAGGGTGCAACTGATAATCACCCACTGTTTAAGCGCCGCAAAATTACCAAGCGTCTAATTATCGTCATTGCCAGCGACAAAGGCCTAGCCGGCGCATATAACACCAATGTCCTGAAGAAATATCTGGAGTTACTGAAGCGTGATGATGAGCGCGGCATCGAGAACTTGACCTTGACCATCGGCCGTCGGGCTTCGCAATTTGCCTCGCGTCTGAAGGATACGAAGATTATCGGTACGTACGAAGATTTGCCAGATCAGCCGTCGGGACTGACCTTTCATACGATTTTGAACACCGCCATCAGTATGTTTGAAAATGGCGAGGTTGATGCGGTGACGCTGGTGTACACGCGGTTTGTCAATAGCATGGTGCAGACAGCGGAGCTGTCGCGCTTGCTGCCGGCGGGCACCAAGGCACTGATTGATCCGAGCGAGGTCTCGAACACGGTTTCTGATGCCAAGTACGAGCCGAGCATCCCGGAAGTGCTGGACGCCGTGGCGAATCGTTTGACGGGCGCGCGATTGCTGCAGGCGTTGCTGGACGCTCGCGCCAGTGAGCACTCTATGCGGATGATGGCTATGAAGAATGCGACGGACAATGCGTCTGATCTGGTGGATGACTTGACGCTAGCGATGAACAAAGCCCGCCAAGGTGCGATCACCCAGGAATTGGCAGAAATTTCTGGCGGCGTGGAGGCGATGGAACAATGAGTGTGTATTTTGCTTGCTACGATGAAGATCAGCTCTCAGGAAAAGTATCCTTGCGCACTGAAGCTATCCAGCGAACTAAACGGGGTATTTTGGATAAAAATTTAACAATTGATAGAATCATTACTTCACCGCTTCTTGTTGCAAGGGCTGCCGCTAAGGAAATAGCTCAAACGGCTGGATCCGATGATGTACAAATTAGTTTTGATGAGCGATGGCTGGATTTTGATATCGACGCACTAATGTACTGGTTGAGAAATGGGTGGCACGGTAAATCCCCGAGACCAGAGCGTGAGCTCAGGCCGCTAGATAAGATATTAACAACTATCACATCTGCCTATGAGGATGTAGTTCGTTTTCCCGGAGTTACTCTCATCATTAGCAATAGCGAGGTGTA
This genomic interval carries:
- a CDS encoding glycosyltransferase; this translates as MRRQQRLRIALVTDDFYPASGGIGRSIQTQISELVSLGHEVTLLAPRHFLERPTGCTTIAVPSFYIPGTPSHMCVLKCGRRSAWRICRQHRFDIIHSQTERGGLMLAARIAKEQDIPHIHTFHANLAGTHTSQPFGAFWGSMAYLFLINPMISMIADKRLDQPVFFAPKSPDAPGILARFDWHTMATVASRVDAFTAPADFMTQRISDCASWLDERSHIVPTGVNPTLSHAIAHTERHRTDRTIRFLSVCRLAPEKRVDAIIRAFVKADLPNAELHIIGDGKQLKLRLLAEKHQGIVFHGHVSCVKQMAEAFVNADVFVLASHGFDTQAMTIGEAVTAGLPIIYCDPRLTVGTTKDNSILARDPSVEQLAAAMCQMADDTRRRQMAHASSRLASELSPEHMTSQYLTIYRDLIARTV
- a CDS encoding glycosyltransferase gives rise to the protein MRVGLFTDTYRPSINGIVFVVESLKRELEALGHDVYVFCPAKSINPAKQAELLNEDPDSHIVRFPSIKGAFFDDYDTSVFFPPAVQRRIKELELDIVHIFTPSQIGLVGVSAAHKQQIPLVIQHCTDMYEFAEHYPAVLPGILTLAGVVLPLSIKLRGRDLFELVKLYRPRGITKWNRAIIERVITILYSKADAVIALSRKSVAQLSGWQDDEHLYDLTLLPNGVNALPRPSAAQLKAFRAQWGLRASDEVFGFIGRLGEEKNLPILIQAFDKYVAKARPKSKLLFVGDFEYRKKLEAMAAESKYADRIIFTGALPREELGVAYQALDVFCFPSLKDTQGWVLHEAAHARKPIVIIDTQVSEVVRDGVNGIFVKNRPKNMADAIITLLRSPARRAKFGAESKKLAATFTERRQVRKLEKLYRRVIAQKAAAASRALDRGA
- the smpB gene encoding SsrA-binding protein SmpB: MTKPTKTKKPSTQAVVNRRARFDYELGEEIVAGLVLTGMEVRAAREGHVQLKGAFVSLRGGELWLNNASFSLRLNVRGQANARSIDTSARKLLVSKRQLTRFSEAKQQGMTIVPTKLLTSGKFIKVVIALARGKKTYDKRETIKRRDQERETRRQLSGR
- a CDS encoding ATP-binding cassette domain-containing protein, which gives rise to MIADIHITEKSFGDKTLMRDVKFSVDDGEKIGVVGRNGVGKSTLFGVLAGTDTDYTGEVIFRRGITVASTAQEHHGLGDQTVLSYILAGLPEYASLKKIIDEYPETMGDNMRKIEEYTQALERFDQKGFYQIEEKIGRELDNFQLSGCGERPLGSLSGGQKRLVEIVKIMHAEAHLALIDEPTNHMDYVAKQQFIDWMSSQPRQAMLIITHDRDVLGRVDRIVELKDGRAVSYRGNYDAYLKQNAQATAAGMNNFEQVEKRITNLKQKVLDYQRLKEKSRNPGTIQKFKRLENEARAELAELSEMDKPTFWIDKESAGQLDYKSAERYGKFKARNIRLSMKDAASRSQHVLVRVEDAAVGVGERILFEGVNIDLREGEAVELRGRNGAGKTTLIRMLLGQRRGSYSSLSDSRQNSARPSRKHLSLQAGAPPTDSAGALGTPLPERQSLQKKSLTSQLECTQKKSEMPLASNASTAAPPALEAVEHSRIASAPAERSRSISSGDASEKSTPAQERGAGVTPILYSGNLFLDPQVRVGVYEQEIDERYLADPLEAAIEKLYLSRDLPISDTKIRQLLADYLFTEADRMTPLARLSGGQKARFQIIAMLANDPQLLILDEPTNHLDLPSIEELETALAKYSGAILYVSHDNYFRQAIGGEVVQIGAV
- a CDS encoding NrdH-redoxin, with product MSEDNTANHQDAKVTVYSTSWCAFCHTEMEWLKKLGIDFVAKDIEADPSAKEELLSKNGGNFQGVPVTDICGEIILGFDRPKLQDALKKNGLISE
- a CDS encoding F0F1 ATP synthase subunit A; translated protein: MGVSITNSHMLGALGLIVLVWLMFRTRAAVLGKKKHNFATRLVHWTFDGLYNTVCQVIPDQTWARRVAPLCITIFFFVVAQYWLGLLPIVGPITVGSHGTPLFRGGVADLNMTFGLAIVTIVAAQVYAFKYLGFKGNMGRYFVNPLRDPIMAFVGILELVAEFSRLLGLSFRLFGNVLAGEVLLIMIAFLTQFISPAALQPFYLFELFIGGIQAYIFFMLSTVFISLGLAHHDTHEPTDHAHSPADTTKLAAAND
- a CDS encoding H(+)-transporting ATPase is translated as MKELAFALTYAIPAALAAIGAGIVGAAAMNAAGRNPEKINDLRTMMILGISFIDALAIIGFVAAIVGKVM
- the atpF gene encoding F0F1 ATP synthase subunit B; this encodes MERILTQFASAEAHAAEKADLFSSLGIDWKLLILQTVAFLILLVILRKWVYPPLAAMLDKREKDMRTAEKAAQSARDNADKAEKMTNELMRKARAEASDIVAAAREEAVSVVEQAAAKATAKSETIVSAAQAEIAKEVEQAKKALHNETLELVAEATGKVLHEKVDAKTDAKLIATAVKEVA